In Kitasatospora sp. NA04385, a single genomic region encodes these proteins:
- a CDS encoding response regulator transcription factor encodes MAIRVVIVDDQHMIRAGFRALLDAEPDIEVVGEASDGDQVPEVVASTRPDVVLMDVRMPTVDGLTATRELLTRRPDDPSPAPRVIMLTTFDLDEYVYEALRSGASGFLLKHAPPRELPHAVRTVADGNALIDPQVLGRLVEDFVRSRVPLVPRGRTSVLTERETEVLVLLARGLSNTEIAARLVVAEQTVKTHVSRIFAKLGVRDRAQAVIYAYETGLIVPGSGPQ; translated from the coding sequence GTGGCCATCCGAGTCGTGATCGTCGACGACCAGCACATGATCAGGGCCGGCTTCCGGGCCCTGCTCGACGCCGAACCCGACATCGAGGTGGTCGGCGAGGCGTCCGACGGCGACCAGGTCCCCGAGGTCGTCGCGTCGACCCGGCCCGACGTGGTGCTCATGGACGTCCGGATGCCCACCGTCGACGGCCTCACCGCCACCCGCGAACTCCTCACCCGCCGCCCGGACGACCCGTCCCCCGCGCCCCGGGTCATCATGCTCACCACCTTCGACCTGGACGAGTACGTCTACGAGGCCCTCCGCAGCGGAGCCAGCGGCTTCCTCCTCAAGCACGCCCCGCCCCGCGAACTCCCCCACGCCGTCCGCACCGTCGCCGACGGCAACGCCCTGATCGACCCCCAGGTGCTCGGCCGGCTCGTCGAGGACTTCGTCCGCTCCCGGGTCCCCCTCGTCCCGCGCGGCCGGACCTCCGTCCTCACCGAGCGGGAGACCGAGGTCCTGGTCCTCCTCGCCCGCGGCCTGTCCAACACCGAAATCGCCGCCCGCCTGGTGGTCGCCGAACAGACGGTGAAAACCCACGTCAGCCGCATATTCGCCAAGCTCGGCGTCCGGGACCGCGCCCAGGCGGTGATCTACGCCTACGAGACCGGACTGATCGTCCCGGGTTCCGGCCCGCAGTGA
- a CDS encoding DUF4350 domain-containing protein, translating to MTTTAPPPATPAAAPAPAAAPTGPADRGPRARWRRHRWWLLSVLVLLLVGALIAGIPGNSAYYPLDPRSGSPSGTRAADQLLRQHGISSRTASGTEELSAALGADDTTVVLTYPDELAYRHVAELSALPRGARTRLVLIAPEQPLLNAFAPGVSSSSYSTGSSAALAPDCELPEAVNAGAAALGGPSYEGRPGDTACYPSGGRHTLLSRTRGDQQVVVLGNGDALSNQALDEEGDAALALGLLGAHPHLVWQTLDRTPTAPSGTEDAKDLGDYIPDGWSWGTLQLAVAGLLAAAWRARRLGPVLTERLPAVVRASETTEGRARLYRRAGARGHAAETLCRAARRRTAAALGLPHTTGDPDPAALTEAAAARLGRPAADLQHLLYGPAPADDAALLRLANDLDDMEWQVRQP from the coding sequence ATGACCACCACCGCCCCGCCGCCCGCCACCCCCGCGGCCGCACCCGCCCCCGCAGCCGCACCCACCGGGCCCGCCGACCGCGGCCCGCGCGCCCGGTGGCGGCGCCACCGCTGGTGGCTGCTGAGCGTCCTGGTCCTGCTGCTGGTCGGCGCACTGATCGCCGGCATCCCCGGCAACTCCGCCTACTACCCGCTCGACCCCCGCTCCGGCAGCCCGAGCGGCACCCGCGCCGCCGACCAGCTGCTCCGGCAGCACGGCATCTCCTCCCGCACCGCCTCCGGCACCGAGGAGCTCTCCGCCGCCCTGGGCGCCGACGACACCACCGTCGTCCTCACCTACCCCGACGAGCTCGCCTACCGGCACGTCGCCGAGCTGTCCGCGCTCCCCCGCGGCGCACGCACCCGCCTCGTCCTGATCGCCCCCGAACAGCCCCTGCTGAACGCCTTCGCCCCCGGCGTCAGCTCCTCCAGCTACTCCACCGGCAGCTCCGCCGCGCTCGCCCCCGACTGCGAGCTGCCCGAGGCCGTCAACGCCGGAGCCGCGGCCCTCGGCGGCCCGAGCTACGAGGGACGCCCCGGCGACACCGCCTGCTACCCGTCCGGCGGCCGCCACACCCTGCTCAGCCGCACCCGCGGCGACCAGCAGGTCGTCGTCCTCGGCAACGGCGACGCGCTCAGCAACCAGGCCCTGGACGAGGAGGGCGACGCCGCCCTCGCCCTCGGCCTGCTCGGCGCCCACCCGCACCTGGTCTGGCAGACCCTCGACCGCACCCCGACCGCCCCGAGCGGCACCGAGGACGCCAAGGACCTCGGCGACTACATCCCCGACGGCTGGTCCTGGGGCACCCTGCAACTGGCCGTCGCCGGCCTGCTCGCCGCCGCCTGGCGGGCCCGCCGCCTCGGACCGGTGCTCACCGAACGGCTGCCCGCCGTGGTCCGCGCCTCCGAGACCACCGAGGGCCGCGCCCGGCTCTACCGCCGCGCGGGCGCCCGCGGCCACGCCGCCGAGACGCTGTGCCGCGCCGCCCGCCGCCGCACCGCCGCCGCCCTCGGCCTCCCGCACACCACCGGGGACCCCGACCCGGCCGCCCTCACCGAGGCCGCCGCCGCCCGGCTCGGACGCCCCGCCGCCGACCTCCAGCACCTGCTGTACGGCCCGGCCCCCGCCGACGACGCCGCCCTGCTGCGGCTCGCCAACGACCTAGACGACATGGAATGGCAGGTACGACAGCCGTGA
- a CDS encoding DUF4129 domain-containing protein yields MRALVRGLEERTVLSPRPGRTADEAAAEAGRALPGQARELASAARLFDDIAFGERPADERAYRLLADLDQALGRTRPQPVPAGGGTA; encoded by the coding sequence ATGCGCGCCCTGGTCCGCGGCCTGGAGGAACGCACCGTGCTCTCCCCCCGCCCCGGCCGCACCGCCGACGAGGCCGCCGCCGAGGCCGGCCGCGCCCTGCCCGGCCAGGCCCGCGAACTCGCCTCCGCGGCACGGCTGTTCGACGACATCGCGTTCGGCGAGCGGCCCGCCGACGAACGCGCCTACCGGCTGCTCGCCGACCTCGACCAGGCCCTCGGACGCACCCGCCCCCAGCCCGTCCCGGCCGGCGGAGGAACCGCATGA
- a CDS encoding sensor histidine kinase → MRVGRGIPVRGRQGGGRGRRTAVRWAAGLLLLAVPSAFDVAQHYRSPYLADALPLTLLVLRCTPLLLVWRRPGPAAAAVCAAACGAGSALLVPVSPSEPWPWPVTSVLVQSVALVLLGLRHPGGTPARRRALAAGWAVGQLPGALLITLLPGRGGPLDLLPFAVVSAAAALVGELAGARAETARDLARERAESTAERARRVRLEERARLARELHDVVAHHLSVVVARADSAPYRIPSAADEDVREELAAIAEEARSSLNEMRRVLRLLREDAPDAAPAARAPLPGLAQLPALIDGVRDTGADVRLEAPLPDHREIAPTAQLAAFRIVQEALTNAMRHAPGAPVTVALTRRGGRLDLRVTNARPPADAATTGPGSGHGLRGIKERAATCGGTAEAGPTPGGGFRVSATIPSREGAAPWPSES, encoded by the coding sequence ATGCGGGTGGGTCGGGGGATTCCGGTGCGCGGACGGCAGGGCGGCGGGCGGGGCCGCCGGACGGCGGTGCGGTGGGCCGCGGGGCTGCTCCTGCTCGCCGTGCCCAGCGCCTTCGACGTGGCCCAGCACTACCGGTCCCCGTACCTCGCCGACGCCCTGCCGCTGACCCTGCTGGTGCTGCGCTGCACCCCGCTGCTGCTGGTGTGGCGGCGGCCCGGCCCCGCCGCCGCGGCCGTCTGCGCCGCCGCCTGCGGAGCCGGCTCGGCGCTGCTGGTCCCGGTCAGCCCCAGCGAACCCTGGCCCTGGCCGGTGACCTCGGTCCTCGTCCAGTCGGTCGCCCTCGTCCTGCTGGGCCTGCGCCACCCCGGCGGCACGCCCGCCCGGCGCCGGGCACTCGCCGCCGGCTGGGCGGTGGGCCAACTGCCCGGCGCCCTCCTGATCACCCTGCTGCCCGGTCGCGGCGGCCCGCTCGACCTGCTGCCGTTCGCCGTGGTCTCCGCCGCCGCCGCACTCGTCGGCGAACTGGCCGGCGCCCGCGCCGAGACGGCCCGCGACCTGGCCCGCGAACGGGCGGAGTCCACCGCCGAGCGGGCCCGCCGCGTCCGCCTCGAAGAACGCGCCCGCCTCGCCCGCGAGTTGCACGACGTCGTCGCCCACCACCTGTCGGTCGTCGTGGCCCGGGCCGACAGCGCCCCCTACCGCATCCCGTCCGCCGCCGACGAGGACGTCCGCGAGGAACTGGCCGCCATCGCCGAAGAGGCCCGCAGCTCGCTGAACGAGATGCGCCGCGTCCTGCGCCTGCTGCGCGAGGACGCCCCCGACGCCGCCCCGGCGGCCCGTGCCCCGCTCCCCGGACTCGCCCAACTCCCCGCCCTGATCGACGGCGTACGGGACACCGGCGCCGACGTGCGCCTCGAAGCGCCCCTGCCGGACCACCGGGAGATCGCGCCCACGGCACAGCTGGCCGCCTTCCGGATCGTCCAGGAGGCACTCACCAACGCGATGCGCCACGCCCCCGGAGCCCCCGTCACCGTCGCGCTCACCCGACGCGGCGGACGCCTGGACCTGCGCGTCACCAACGCCCGCCCCCCGGCCGACGCCGCCACCACCGGCCCCGGCTCCGGCCACGGCCTGCGCGGCATCAAGGAACGCGCCGCCACCTGCGGCGGCACCGCCGAAGCCGGCCCGACCCCCGGCGGAGGCTTCCGGGTCTCCGCGACCATCCCCAGCAGAGAGGGCGCCGCCCCGTGGCCATCCGAGTCGTGA
- a CDS encoding MoxR family ATPase encodes MAGTTAVTDQLLKTVPAQPGDARAALTGLRQEIAKAVVGQDAAVTGIVVALLCGGHVLLEGVPGVAKTLLVRTLATALDVGTKRIQFTPDLMPGDVTGSLVYDTRTAEFSFQPGPVFTNLLLADEINRTPPKTQASLLEAMEERQVTVDGEPRKLPEPFLVAATQNPVEYEGTYPLPEAQLDRFLMKLILPLPTRDQEFQVLSRHASGFDPRDLAAAGVRPVADAAHLAAARAQIAGLTVSPEVLAYIVDLVRATRQSPSLAMGVSPRGATALLNTSRAWAWLAGRDYVTPDDVKALALPTLRHRVQLRAEAEMEGTTADSVIQAVLAQTPAPR; translated from the coding sequence ATGGCAGGTACGACAGCCGTGACCGACCAGCTGCTGAAGACCGTCCCGGCGCAGCCCGGCGACGCCCGGGCCGCCCTGACCGGCCTGCGCCAGGAGATCGCCAAGGCCGTGGTCGGCCAGGACGCCGCCGTCACCGGCATCGTCGTGGCCCTGCTCTGCGGCGGCCACGTCCTGCTGGAGGGCGTCCCCGGCGTCGCCAAGACCCTGCTGGTGCGCACCCTGGCCACCGCCCTCGACGTGGGGACCAAGCGCATCCAGTTCACCCCCGACCTGATGCCCGGCGACGTCACCGGCTCCCTGGTCTACGACACCCGCACCGCCGAGTTCTCCTTCCAGCCCGGCCCGGTCTTCACCAACCTGCTGCTCGCCGACGAGATCAACCGCACCCCGCCCAAGACCCAGGCCTCCCTGCTGGAGGCCATGGAGGAGCGCCAGGTCACCGTCGACGGCGAACCCCGCAAGCTCCCCGAGCCGTTCCTGGTCGCCGCCACCCAGAACCCGGTCGAGTACGAGGGCACCTACCCGCTGCCCGAGGCCCAGCTCGACCGCTTCCTGATGAAGCTGATCCTCCCGCTGCCGACCCGCGACCAGGAGTTCCAGGTCCTGTCCCGGCACGCGAGCGGCTTCGACCCGCGCGACCTCGCCGCGGCCGGCGTCCGCCCGGTCGCCGACGCCGCGCACCTGGCCGCCGCCCGCGCCCAGATCGCCGGGCTGACCGTCTCCCCCGAGGTCCTCGCCTACATCGTCGACCTGGTCCGGGCCACCCGGCAGTCGCCCTCGCTCGCCATGGGCGTCTCCCCGCGCGGCGCCACCGCCCTGCTCAACACCTCCCGGGCCTGGGCCTGGCTGGCCGGCCGCGACTACGTCACCCCCGACGACGTCAAGGCGCTCGCCCTGCCCACCCTGCGCCACCGCGTCCAGCTCCGCGCCGAGGCCGAGATGGAGGGCACCACCGCGGACAGCGTCATCCAGGCCGTCCTCGCCCAGACGCCGGCCCCCCGCTAG
- the mtrB gene encoding MtrAB system histidine kinase MtrB, with product MSDTRADHSPSDDRSGGEHAVRGDVLSSTTGKPRRRRWWAGLLAPLVRPFRHPAGRLLALYRRSIQLRVVATTLLLSFVVVLVLGVVVVAQVRTGLLEAKQKSAHGQALGGFQIEQDKINEAINLQAKAGATADPTRDQINAWLTKQVSDLASGGSGVYSVIALAPGGQQESASSAGLRGARYSGSILPDSITPELRRLVASDPTNPQEQQVKLHRAPNSQTPPGDDKGLAIGKQFTGPDGNPYQLYYVFSFYQETSTLNLVIGTLATAGLFLVILLGCIAWVVVRQVVTPVRMAAGISERLAAGHFDERMKVTGTDDIARLGESFNRMANGLQAQIRKLEELSRVQRRFVSDVSHELRTPLTTVRMAADLIYDSREDLDPMAARSAELLQDQLDRFESLLADLLEISRFDAGAAILDAEPVDLRDIVTRVVEAADPLARAKGSAVLIRGAENPVLAEVDDRRIERILRNLVVNALEHGEGRDVVIRLGSAEGAVAVGVRDYGIGLKPGEASRVFHRFWRADPSRVRTTGGTGLGLSIAVEDAHLHGGWLQAWGEPGGGSHFRLTLPRTRGGEISRAPFRLEPEDSRYNRGMSSAGAPYRRTARGAGALPGGESGSVPETPDTDRHAFGSGLGGVLSIGPGLGRPAAAPVSDPSDVTGYGATGAQVVVDRGRPTQSAPPEPDGAGTDQEGTAGGRERQDG from the coding sequence ATGAGCGACACCAGGGCTGACCACTCCCCGTCGGACGACCGGTCCGGCGGGGAGCACGCTGTGCGCGGGGACGTGCTGAGCTCCACCACCGGCAAGCCGCGCCGGCGCCGCTGGTGGGCCGGGCTGCTCGCCCCGCTGGTCCGCCCGTTCCGGCACCCGGCCGGCCGGCTGCTGGCGCTGTACCGCCGCTCGATCCAGCTGCGGGTGGTCGCGACGACCCTGCTGCTGTCCTTCGTGGTGGTGCTGGTGCTCGGCGTCGTCGTGGTCGCCCAGGTGCGCACCGGCCTGCTGGAGGCCAAGCAGAAGTCCGCCCACGGGCAGGCCCTGGGCGGCTTCCAGATCGAGCAGGACAAGATCAACGAGGCGATCAACCTCCAGGCCAAGGCCGGCGCGACCGCCGACCCGACCCGGGACCAGATCAACGCCTGGCTGACCAAGCAGGTCTCCGACCTGGCCTCCGGCGGCTCCGGCGTCTACTCGGTGATCGCGCTCGCCCCCGGCGGCCAGCAGGAGAGCGCCTCCAGCGCCGGCCTGCGCGGCGCCCGCTACTCCGGCTCGATCCTGCCCGACTCGATCACCCCCGAGCTGCGCCGCCTGGTCGCCTCCGACCCGACCAACCCGCAGGAGCAGCAGGTCAAGCTGCACCGCGCCCCGAACAGCCAGACCCCGCCCGGCGACGACAAGGGCCTGGCGATCGGCAAGCAGTTCACCGGCCCGGACGGCAACCCGTACCAGCTGTACTACGTGTTCTCCTTCTACCAGGAGACCTCCACCCTCAACCTGGTGATCGGCACCCTGGCCACCGCCGGGCTGTTCCTGGTGATCCTGCTGGGCTGCATCGCCTGGGTGGTGGTCCGCCAGGTCGTCACGCCGGTGCGGATGGCCGCCGGGATCTCCGAGCGGCTCGCCGCCGGGCACTTCGACGAGCGGATGAAGGTCACCGGCACCGACGACATCGCCCGCCTCGGCGAATCGTTCAACCGGATGGCCAACGGCCTACAGGCGCAGATCCGCAAGCTGGAGGAGCTCTCCCGGGTGCAGCGCCGCTTCGTCTCGGACGTCTCGCACGAGCTGCGCACCCCGCTGACCACCGTCCGGATGGCCGCCGACCTGATCTACGACAGCCGCGAGGACCTGGACCCGATGGCGGCCCGCTCCGCCGAACTGCTCCAGGACCAGCTGGACCGCTTCGAGTCGCTGCTCGCCGACCTGCTGGAGATCAGCCGGTTCGACGCGGGCGCGGCCATCCTGGACGCCGAGCCGGTCGACCTGCGCGACATCGTGACCCGGGTGGTGGAGGCCGCCGACCCGCTGGCCCGGGCCAAGGGCAGCGCGGTGCTGATCCGCGGCGCCGAGAACCCGGTGCTGGCCGAGGTGGACGACCGCCGGATCGAGCGCATCCTGCGCAACCTGGTGGTCAACGCGCTGGAGCACGGCGAGGGCCGGGACGTGGTGATCCGGCTCGGCTCGGCCGAGGGCGCGGTCGCCGTCGGCGTGCGCGACTACGGCATCGGCCTCAAGCCGGGCGAGGCCTCCCGGGTGTTCCACCGCTTCTGGCGGGCCGACCCGTCCCGGGTGCGGACCACCGGCGGCACCGGCCTGGGCCTGTCCATCGCGGTCGAGGACGCCCACCTGCACGGCGGCTGGCTGCAGGCCTGGGGCGAGCCCGGCGGCGGCTCGCACTTCCGGCTGACCCTGCCGCGCACCCGCGGCGGCGAGATCTCCCGGGCCCCGTTCCGGCTGGAGCCGGAGGACTCCCGCTACAACCGCGGCATGTCCTCGGCCGGCGCCCCCTACCGCCGCACCGCGCGCGGCGCGGGCGCGCTGCCCGGCGGCGAGTCCGGGTCCGTCCCGGAGACCCCGGACACCGACCGGCACGCCTTCGGCTCCGGCCTCGGCGGCGTGCTCAGCATCGGCCCCGGCCTGGGCCGGCCCGCCGCCGCCCCGGTCTCCGACCCCTCGGACGTCACGGGTTACGGTGCCACCGGCGCGCAGGTCGTCGTCGACCGCGGCCGTCCGACCCAGTCGGCCCCGCCCGAACCGGACGGCGCCGGCACCGACCAGGAGGGGACCGCCGGTGGACGGGAACGACAGGACGGTTGA
- a CDS encoding DUF58 domain-containing protein, whose amino-acid sequence MALTGRTALIAALGALLVGLVLPSWAGIGAVVLPLLAAVAVDLLLAAPVRRLGLERSGHPTVRLGEGTTVDLLVSNPSGRPLRARIRDAWYPSAWAPGTATAASRHTVTVPAGERRRLTTPLAPTRRGDHHAGKVTVRSLGPLGLAGRQADLDAPWRIRALPPFASRKHLPSRLARLRELDGRTSVLTRGQGTEFDSLREYLPGDDVRSIDWRASARRSTVAVRTWRPERDRHVLIVLDTGRTSAGRVGDAPRLDAALDAALLLTALATKAGDRVDLLAHDRHRRAGVAGRSPAEVLPAFTDAMALLEPALIETDLRALTSTALRMAPHRSLIVLLTGLDAHQIQEGLLPQLPLLTKRHEVVIASVSDPRLDELVSAPRTTVEDVYGAAAAEQTRADRRRTADLLTRRGVTVLDAPPESIAPALSDAYLALKAAGRL is encoded by the coding sequence ATGGCCCTGACCGGCCGAACGGCCCTCATCGCCGCCCTCGGCGCCCTCCTGGTCGGCCTGGTGCTGCCCTCCTGGGCGGGCATCGGCGCGGTCGTGCTGCCCCTGCTCGCCGCCGTCGCCGTCGACCTGCTGCTCGCCGCCCCCGTCCGCCGCCTGGGCCTGGAGCGCTCCGGCCACCCGACCGTCCGGCTCGGCGAGGGCACCACCGTCGACCTGCTCGTCAGCAACCCCTCCGGCCGCCCGCTGCGCGCCCGGATCCGCGACGCCTGGTACCCGTCCGCCTGGGCCCCCGGCACCGCGACCGCCGCCTCCCGGCACACCGTCACCGTCCCGGCCGGCGAGCGCCGCCGCCTCACCACCCCGCTCGCCCCCACCCGGCGCGGCGACCACCACGCCGGCAAGGTCACCGTCCGCTCGCTCGGCCCGCTCGGCCTGGCCGGCCGACAGGCCGACCTCGACGCCCCCTGGCGGATCCGCGCCCTGCCGCCCTTCGCCAGCCGCAAGCACCTCCCCTCCCGGTTGGCCCGCCTGCGCGAACTCGACGGCCGCACCTCCGTCCTGACCCGCGGCCAGGGCACCGAGTTCGACTCGCTGCGCGAGTACCTCCCCGGCGACGACGTCCGCTCCATCGACTGGCGCGCCAGCGCCCGCCGCAGCACCGTCGCCGTCCGCACCTGGCGCCCCGAACGCGACCGGCACGTCCTGATCGTGCTCGATACCGGCCGCACCTCCGCCGGCCGGGTCGGCGACGCCCCCCGCCTGGACGCCGCCCTGGACGCCGCGCTGCTGCTCACCGCGCTCGCCACCAAGGCCGGCGACCGGGTCGACCTGCTCGCCCACGACCGCCACCGCCGCGCCGGCGTCGCCGGCCGCTCCCCCGCCGAGGTGCTGCCCGCCTTCACCGACGCGATGGCCCTGCTCGAACCCGCCCTGATCGAGACCGACCTGCGCGCCCTCACCTCCACCGCGCTGCGCATGGCCCCGCACCGCTCCCTGATCGTCCTGCTCACCGGCCTCGACGCGCACCAGATCCAGGAGGGCCTGCTGCCGCAGCTCCCCCTGCTCACCAAGCGCCACGAGGTCGTCATCGCCTCCGTCTCCGACCCGCGCCTGGACGAGCTCGTCAGCGCCCCCCGCACCACCGTCGAGGACGTCTACGGCGCCGCCGCCGCCGAACAGACCCGCGCCGACCGCCGCCGCACCGCCGACCTGCTCACCCGCCGCGGCGTCACCGTCCTGGACGCGCCGCCGGAGTCCATCGCCCCCGCCCTCTCCGACGCCTACCTCGCCCTCAAGGCCGCCGGCCGGCTCTGA
- a CDS encoding glycerophosphoryl diester phosphodiesterase membrane domain-containing protein, with amino-acid sequence MTETPGWTSPGSPEPPSGTTGTGHPAPAAPVGAATLPPPAPTGPGIGLIPLRPLGTGELMDGAFALVRRNWRAAFGLSLAFGVVLQLLQSGIEWWAHTGGDGIDTAYLWPLTLLFGVLSSGLLAAVVSNGLLGRDTPLADAWARVRPRLGRLLLLGLLLAGIGVGSLALATVPLFLLSAAVDQPALLLLLLLTLPPVVWLSIRLTLAAPALVLEEQPVLGAIKRSWHLVRGSWWRIFGLLLLFRICLVVVGSVLTVPGELLAAILSGEPGGLPSGDGAAALSIAVIGVCGVIADTVTIPLGGVLTTLLYTDQRIRREALDLELARAAGLPGYGRPAPAAPAPAPAAPTIPPGA; translated from the coding sequence ATGACCGAGACCCCGGGTTGGACCTCACCCGGTTCTCCCGAACCGCCGTCCGGCACCACCGGAACCGGCCATCCGGCTCCCGCGGCCCCCGTCGGCGCCGCGACGCTCCCGCCGCCCGCCCCGACCGGCCCCGGCATCGGCCTGATCCCGCTGCGGCCGCTCGGCACCGGCGAGCTGATGGACGGCGCCTTCGCCCTGGTCCGGCGCAACTGGCGGGCCGCGTTCGGGCTCAGCCTGGCCTTCGGCGTGGTCCTGCAGCTCCTGCAGTCCGGCATCGAGTGGTGGGCCCACACCGGCGGCGACGGGATCGACACCGCCTACCTGTGGCCGCTGACCCTGCTCTTCGGCGTGCTCTCCTCCGGCCTGCTCGCCGCCGTGGTCAGCAACGGGCTGCTCGGCCGCGACACCCCGCTCGCGGACGCCTGGGCCCGGGTCCGGCCCCGGCTCGGCCGGCTGCTCCTGCTGGGCCTGCTGCTGGCGGGCATCGGCGTCGGCTCGCTCGCCCTGGCCACCGTCCCGCTGTTCCTGCTGTCCGCCGCCGTCGACCAGCCCGCGCTGCTCCTGCTGCTGCTGCTCACCCTGCCGCCGGTGGTCTGGCTGTCGATCCGGCTGACCCTCGCGGCGCCCGCGCTGGTCCTGGAGGAGCAGCCCGTGCTCGGCGCGATCAAGCGCTCCTGGCACCTGGTCCGCGGCTCCTGGTGGCGGATCTTCGGCCTGCTGCTGCTGTTCCGGATCTGCCTGGTCGTGGTCGGCAGCGTGCTGACCGTCCCCGGCGAGCTCCTCGCCGCGATCCTCTCCGGGGAGCCCGGCGGCCTCCCCTCCGGCGACGGAGCCGCCGCGCTCAGCATCGCCGTCATCGGCGTCTGCGGCGTCATCGCGGACACCGTCACCATCCCGCTCGGCGGCGTCCTGACCACCCTGCTCTACACCGACCAGCGGATCCGCCGCGAGGCCCTCGACCTGGAACTCGCCCGCGCCGCCGGGCTGCCCGGCTACGGCCGGCCCGCACCGGCCGCACCGGCACCGGCACCGGCCGCACCGACGATCCCGCCGGGGGCCTGA
- the mtrA gene encoding MtrAB system response regulator MtrA: MKGRVLVVDDDTALAEMLGIVLRGEGFEPFFVADGDKALAAFRETKPDLVLLDLMLPGRDGIDVCRQIRAESGIPIVMLTAKTDTVDIVVGLESGADDYVTKPFKPKELVARVRARLRRAEEPTPEQLTIGDLVIDVAGHSVKREGRGIPLTPLEFDLLVALARKPWQVFTREVLLEQVWGYRHAADTRLVNVHVQRLRSKIEKDPERPEIVVTVRGVGYKAGPS, from the coding sequence ATGAAGGGACGTGTCCTCGTCGTCGATGACGACACCGCACTGGCCGAGATGCTCGGCATCGTGTTGCGTGGTGAAGGTTTTGAGCCGTTTTTCGTCGCTGACGGGGACAAGGCGCTGGCCGCCTTCCGGGAGACCAAGCCGGACCTCGTGCTGCTCGACCTGATGCTGCCCGGACGGGACGGCATCGACGTCTGCCGGCAGATCCGGGCCGAGTCGGGCATTCCGATCGTCATGCTGACCGCGAAGACCGACACGGTCGACATCGTGGTCGGCCTGGAGTCGGGCGCCGACGACTACGTGACCAAGCCGTTCAAGCCCAAGGAACTGGTCGCCCGGGTGCGTGCCCGGCTGCGCCGGGCCGAGGAGCCCACCCCCGAGCAGCTGACCATCGGGGACCTGGTGATCGACGTCGCCGGGCACTCGGTCAAGCGCGAGGGCCGGGGCATCCCGCTGACCCCGCTGGAGTTCGACCTGCTGGTCGCGCTGGCCCGCAAGCCCTGGCAGGTGTTCACCCGCGAGGTGCTGCTGGAGCAGGTCTGGGGCTACCGGCACGCCGCCGACACCCGGCTGGTCAACGTGCACGTGCAGCGCCTGCGCTCCAAGATCGAGAAGGACCCGGAGCGCCCGGAGATCGTCGTCACCGTGCGCGGTGTCGGGTACAAGGCCGGGCCCAGCTGA